One Cervus canadensis isolate Bull #8, Minnesota chromosome 1, ASM1932006v1, whole genome shotgun sequence genomic window carries:
- the SETD1B gene encoding histone-lysine N-methyltransferase SETD1B, with translation MENSHPPHHHHQQPPPQPGPSGERRNHHWRSYKLMIDPALKKGHHKLYRYDGQHFSFAMSSNRPVEIVEDPRVVGIWTKNKELELSVPKFKIDEFYVGPVPPKQVTFAKLNDNIRENFLRDMCKKYGEVEEVEILYNPKTKKHLGIAKVVFATVRGAKEAVQHLHSTSVMGNIIHVELDTKGETRMRFYELLVTGRYTPQTLPVGELDAVSPIVNETLQLSDALKRLKDGGLSAGCGSGSSSVTPNSGGTPFSQDTAYSSCRLDTPNSYGQGTPLTPRLGTPFSQDSSYSSRQPTPSYLFSQDPTTTFKARRHESKFTDAYNRRHEHHYVHNSSAVTAVAGAAAAFRSSVDHPFGAVGGSGGSSGPPFKAQPQDSATFAHTPPPTQATPAPGVAFKSAFSPYQTPVPPFPPPPEEPTTTTPFGARDSSEFRRAPVPPPLPPADPLTKEKPGTPPGPPPPEANSIELGGRPTFGWSPEPCDSPGTPTLESSPAGPEKPHDSLDSRIEMLLKEQRTKLPFLREQDSDTELQMEGSPISSSSSQLSPLAPFGTNSQPGFRGPTPPSSRPSSTGLEDISPTPLPDSDEDGELDLGLGPRPPPEPGPPDPTGLLGQTSEAALDLAGDRTPTSEKMDEGQQSSGEDMEISDDEMPSAPITSADCPKPMVVTPGAGAVAAASVLAPTLPLPPPPGFPPLPPPPPPPPPQPGFPMPPPLPPPPPPPPPAHPAVTVPPPPLPAPPPGVPPPPILPPLPPFPPGLFPVMQVDMSHVLGGQWGSMPMSFQMQTQMLSRLMTGQGACPYPPFMAAAAAAASAGLQFVNLPPYRGPFSLGSTGPGRGQPWPPLPKFDPSVPPPGYVPRQEDPHKATVDGVLLVVLKELKAIMKRDLNRKMVEVVAFRAFDEWWDKKERMAKASLTPVKSGEHKDEDRPKPKDRIASCLLESWGKGEGLSYEGLGLGIGLRGAIRLPSFKVKRKEPPDTASSGDQKRLRPSTSVDEEDEESERERDRDMADAPCELTKRDPKGVGVRRRPARPLELDSGGEEDEKESLSVSSSSSASSSSGSSTTSPSSSASDKEERESTEEEEEEEGEEEGEEGPRSQISSSSTSSMSDKDDDDEDSDDRDESENDDEDTALSEASEKEEGDSDGEETVSIATSKPGAESSSESSESSDFASSSESSSSSSSEDEEELAAGEEEEEEEEGEAAADESRAAAAPDEDFENEVVTGAPTTESRGPEEEVDIEAEDETPKERTPMLEETPLPVSVGELTGCKEPPEEPGLNQEGARLLSPDPPAGEMEARPLPSPEPTPEDNLEAEPEPPALLSLPLQPPLPPPRPPRPPSPPPEPETPDLPLPPVPLEPPPHEDQPPRTPSLCGSLGKSQSAEAVPATPSGEPLPTVGSGGLALSSPQLPGSPFSYPSPSPSLSSGGLPRTPGRDFSFTPTFPEPGGPLLLPVCPLPAGRRDDRSGPLASPVLLETGLPLPLPLPLPLPLALPVPVLRAQSRAPTQLPPLLPAPLAPCPPPIKRKPGRPRRSPPAVLTLDGPLVRPPGGATLGRDLLLLPGQPQTPVFPSTHDPRTVTLDFRNAGIPAPPPPLPPQPPPPPPPPPVEPTKLPFKELENQWPSEAIPPGPRGRDEISDEFMNLAKVRGSWRRPPKKRHEDLVVSASPELSPPQPLFRPRSEFEEMTILYDIWNGGIDEEDIRFLCVTYERLLQQDNGMDWLNDTLWVYHPSTSLSSAKKKKRDDGIREHVTGCARSEGFYTIDKKDKLRYLNSSRASTDEPPTDTQGMSIPAQPHASTRAGSERRSEQRRLLSSFTGSCDSDLLKFNQLKFRKKKLKFCKSHIHDWGLFAMEPIAADEMVIEYVGQNIRQVIADMREKRYEDEGIGSSYMFRVDHDTIIDATKCGNFARFINHSCNPNCYAKVITVESQKKIVIYSKQHINVNEEITYDYKFPIEDVKIPCLCGSENCRGTLN, from the exons ATGGAGAACAgtcaccccccccaccaccaccaccagcagcccCCGCCGCAGCCCGGCCCTTCGGGCGAGAGGAGGAACCACCATTGGAGAAGTTACAAGTTGATGATTGACCCGGCTTTGAAAAAGGGGCATCATAAACTGTACCGCTACGATGGGCAGCATTTCAGCTTTGCG ATGTCCAGCAATCGCCCGGTGGAAATTGTGGAAGATCCCCGGGTGGTCGGCATCTGGACTAAAAACAAGGAGCTGGAGCTGTCGGTCCCCAAATTCAAG ATCGATGAGTTCTATGTGGGCCCGGTGCCTCCGAAGCAGGTGACATTTGCCAAGCTGAATGATAACATCCGTGAAAACTTCCTGAGGGACATGTGCAAGAAGTAtggggaggtggaggaggtggaGATTTTGTACAACCCCAAGACCAAGAAGCACTTGGGCATTGCCAAAGTGGTCTTTGCCACGGTCAGGGGAGCCAAGGAGGCCGTTCAGCACTTGCATAGCACTTCGGTCATGGGTAATATCATCCACGTGGAGCTGGACACCAAAG GGGAAACCCGCATGCGGTTCTACGAACTGTTGGTCACGGGCCGATACACACCCCAAACCCTGCCAGTGGGTGAGCTGGACGCTGTCTCTCCAATCGTGAATGAGACCCTGCAG CTGTCAGATGCCCTGAAGCGCCTCAAAGACGGTGGCCTGTCTGCAGGCTGTGGCTCCggctcatcttctgtcacccccaaTAGTGGTGGGACACCCTTCTCCCAGGACACAGCTTATTCCAGCTGCCGCTTGGACACACCCAACTCCTACGGCCAGGGCACACCGCTCACGCCACGCCTGGGCACCCCATTCTCGCAGGACTCGAGCTACTCCAGCCGCCAGCCCACGCCCTCCTACCTCTTCAGCCAGGACCCCACAACGACCTTCAAGGCTCGGCGCCATGAGAGCAAGTTCACAGATGCCTACAACCGCCGCCACGAGCACCATTATGTCCACAACTCGTCTGCGGTCACTGCGGTGGCGGGGGCCGCAGCCGCCTTCCGGAGCTCAGTGGACCACCCATTCGGGGCGGTTGGCGGCAGTGGGGGCAGCAGCGGGCCCCCATTCAAGGCCCAACCACAGGATTCAGCCACGTTTGCCCACACTCCACCGCCCACCCAAGCAACCCCTGCGCCCGGAGTCGCCTTCAAGTCGGCTTTCTCTCCATATCAGACTCCCGTGCCCcctttccccccgccccccgaggAGCCCACCACCACAACCCCCTTTGGGGCCCGTGACAGCAGCGAGTTCCGAAGAGCACctgtgcccccacccctcccacctgccGATCCCCTGACAAAGGAGAAGCCTGGCACACCGCCGGGACCCCCGCCCCCTGAGGCCAACAGCATAGAGCTGGGTGGTCGGCCAACCTTCGGCTGGAGTCCCGAGCCCTGTGACAGCCCCGGCACGCCTACGCTGGAGTCGTCGCCTGCAGGGCCGGAGAAGCCCCATGACAGCCTGGACTCACGGATCGAGATGCTGCTGAAGGAGCAGCGCACCAAGCTGCCCTTCCTTCGGGAGCAGGACTCAGACACAGAGCTGCAGATGGAGGGcagccccatctcctcctcctcctcccagctttCCCCACTGGCCCCATTTGGCACTAACTCTCAGCCAGGCTTTCGAGGCCCTACACCACCCTCCTCGCGCCCCTCCAGCACTGGCCTGGAGGATATCAGCCCCACGCCACTGCCTGACTCAGATGAGGATGGTGAGCTTGATCTGGGCCTGGGGCCTCGGCCCCCACCTGAGCCAGGTCCGCCAGACCCTACCGGTCTTCTGGGTCAGACAAGTGAGGCGGCCTTGGACCTGGCTGGAGACAGGACCCCAACCTCAGAGAAGATGGATGAG GGGCAGCAGTCCTCAGGGGAGGACATGGAGATCTCAGATGACGAGATGCCCTCGGCCCCCATCACCAGCGCTGACTGCCCCAAGCCCATGGTGGTGACCCCAGGGGCCGGGGCCGTGGCAGCTGCCTCTGTGCTGGCCCCAACCTTGCCACTGCCCCCGCCCCCTGGCTTcccaccactgcccccacccccacccccacccccaccccagcccggcTTCCCCATGCCCCCACCTCTGCCGCCACCACCGCCCCCGCCACCCCCGGCCCATCCAGCTGTGACGGTGCCCCCACCACCGCTGCCAGCCCCGCCGCCTGgtgtcccacccccacccattcTGCCGCCACTGCCGCCCTTCCCACCAGGGCTGTTTCCTGTGATGCAGGTGGACATGAGCCACGTGCTGGGGGGCCAGTGGGGCAGCATGCCCATGTCCTTCCAGATGCAAACGCAGATGCTGAGCCGTCTGATGACGGGCCAGGGCGCTTGCCCCTACCCCCCCTTCATGGCTGCCGCAGCCGCAGCTGCCTCCGCTGGACTGCAGTTTGTCAACCTGCCGCCCTACCGGGGCCCCTTCTCCCTTGGTAGCACTGGCCCAGGCCGCGGGCAGCCCTGGCCACCCCTGCCCAAGTTTGACCCATCAGTGCCACCACCAGGCTATGTGCCCCGCCAGGAGGACCCACACAAGGCCACTGTGGACGGCGTCCTGCTGGTGGTGCTCAAAGAGCTCAAGGCCATCATGAAGCGGGACCTGAACCGCaagatggtggaggtggtggccTTCAGGGCCTTCGATGAGTGGTGGGACAAGAAGGAACGGATGGCTAAG GCCTCACTGACCCCAGTGAAGTCGGGTGAGCACAAAGATGAGGACAGGCCGAAGCCCAAGGACCGCATTGCCTCCTGCCTGCTGGAGTCCTGGGGCAAGGGCGAGGGCCTGAGCTACGAGGGACTGGGCCTGGGCATCGGGCTGCGTGGGGCCATCCGTCTGCCCTCCTTCAAGGTCAAGAGGAAGGAACCGCCGGACACGGCCTCGTCTGGTGACCAGAAGCGGTTGCGACCCTCCACCTCTGTGGATGAGGAGGATGAAG agTCCGAGCGCGAGCGGGACCGGGACATGGCCGATGCCCCCTGTGAGCTCACCAAGCGGGACCCCAAGGGTGTGGGTGTGCGGCGGCGGCCAGCCCGGCCCCTGGAGCTGGACAGCGGCGGggaggaggatgagaaggagTCGCTGTCAGTGTCATCATCCTCGTCAGCATCCTCGTCCTCGGGCTCCTCGACCACCTCACCGTCGTCCTCAGCCTCCGACAAGGAGGAGCGAGAAAGCacggaggaggaagaagaggaggagggggaggaggagggggaggagggcccCAGGAGCCAGATCTCCTCCTCCTCAACCTCATCCATGTCAGATAAG gatgatgatgatgaagacagCGATGACCGGGATGAGTCTGAGAATGATGACGAGGACACAGCCCTGTCAGAGGCgagtgagaaggaagaaggggactCAGATGGAG AGGAGACGGTGAGCATCGCCACCTCTAAGCCTGGAGCTGAGTCCTCCAGTGAGAGTTCTGAGTCATCTGACTTCGCATCAAGCTCCGAGtcctcttcatcatcatcatcggAAGATGAAGAAGAGCTGgcagctggggaggaggaagaggaggaggaggaaggggaggcagCTGCAGACGAGAGCAGGGCTGCCGCTGCTCCTGACGAGGACTTTGAGAATGAAGTGGTCACAGGAGCACCCACAACGGAGTCACGGGGCCCAGAAGAGGAGGTGGACATTGAGGCTGAGGACGAGACCCCTAAGGAGCGGACCCCAATGCTGGAAGAGACACCCTTGCCTGTGAGTGTCGGGGAGCTGACTGGCTGCAAGGAGCCCCCCGAGGAACCAGGCCTGAACCAGGAAGGGGCCAGGTTGCTGTCTCCAGACCCCCCTGCAGGAGAGATGGAGGCCCGGCCCCTGCCATCCCCAGAGCCCACCCCAG AGGACAACCTGGAGGCGGAGCCTGAGCCCCCAGCACTGCTCTCTTTACCACTGCAGCCACCATTGCCGCCGCCTCGACCGCCCCGGCCACCCAGCCCACCACCAGAGCCCGAGACCCCagacctccccctcccacccgtccctctggagcctcccccCCATGAGGACCAGCCCCCACGTACTCCGAGCCTCTGTGGCAGCCTGGGCAAGTCCCAGAGTGCAGAGGCGGTGCCGGCCACGCCGAGCGGGGAGCCTTTGCCGACGGTGGGCAGCGGCGGCCTGGCCCTGAGCTCCCCGCAGCTGCCCGGCAGCCCCTTTTCCTacccatccccatcccccagctTGAGCAGCGGGGGCCTCCCAAGGACACCTGGCCGGGACTTTAGCTTCACGCCCACCTTCCCCGAGCCTGGGGGGCCCCTACTTCTGCCCGTCTGCCCCCTCCCAGCTGGCCGGCGTGACGATCGGTCTGGCCCCTTGGCCTCCCCGGTGCTCCTGGAAACAGGCCTGCCGCTTCCTCTGCCCTTGCCCTTGCCCCTGCCCCTGGCGTTGCCCGTACCCGTCCTGCGGGCTCAGTCGCGGGCCCCCACCCAACTGCCGCCTCTGCTGCCTGCCCCTctggccccctgcccaccccccatcaAGAGGAAGCCGGGCCGGCCCCGGCGATCCCCGCCAGCTGTGCTCACTTTGGATGGGCCTTTGGTCCGACCGCCAGGAGGGGCCACCCTGGGCAGGGACCTACTGCTTCTGCCAGGCCAGCCACAGACCCCTGTCTTCCCCAGCACCCATGATCCCCGGACCGTGACCCTGGACTTCCGGAACGCGGGGATCCCGGCCCCCCCACCACCCTtgcccccccagccccctccacccccacctccaccacctgTTGAGCCCACCAAACTGCCCTTTAAGGAGCTAGAGAACCAGTGGCCCTCCGAGGCCATCCCTCCAGGTCCCCGTGGGCGTGACGAGATCTCCGACGAGTTCATGAACCTGGCCAAGGTGCGGGGGTCCTGGCGCCGGCCACCGAAGAAGCGCCACGAGGACCTGGTGGTCTCAGCTTCGCCCGAGCTCTCGCCACCACAGCCTCTCTTCCGGCCCCGCTCAGAGTTTGAGGAGATGACCATCCTCTATGACATCTGGAATGGTGGCATCGACGAGGAGGACATCCGCTTCCTGTGTGTTACCTACGAGCGGCTGCTGCAGCAGGACAATGGCATGGACTGGCTCAACGACACGCTCTGGGTCTACCATCCCT ccaccagcCTCTCTTCAGCTAAGAAGAAGAAACGGGACGACGGCATCCGGGAGCACGTGACGGGCTGTGCCCGCAGCGAGGGCTTCTATACCATCGACAAGAAGGACAAGCTCAGATACCTCAACAGCAGTCGTGCCAGCACTGACGAGCCCCCCACAGACACCCAG GGCATGAGCATTCCCGCGCAGCCGCACGCCTCCACACGGGCAGGCTCGGAGAGGCGATCCGAGCAGCGGCGCCTGTTGTCTTCCTTCACTGGCAGTTGTGACAGCGACCTGCTCAAGTTCAACCAGCTCAAG TTCCGGAAGAAAAAGCTCAAATTTTGCAAGAGTCACATTCACGACTGGGGCCTGTTCGCCATGGAGCCCATCGCGGCCGACGAGATGGTCATCGAGTACGTGGGCCAGAACATCCGCCAG GTGATCGCGGACATGCGGGAGAAACGTTATGAGGACGAGGGTATCGGTAGCAGCTACATGTTCCGGGTGGACCACGACACCATCATCGACGCCACCAAGTGCGGCAACTTCGCACGTTTCATCAACCACAGCTGCAAC CCCAACTGCTACGCCAAG
- the RHOF gene encoding rho-related GTP-binding protein RhoF, with amino-acid sequence MDAAGAPAPAPAPTAAPGSGRKELKIVIVGDGGCGKTSLLMVYSQGSFPEHYAPSVFEKYTASVTVGSKEVTLNLYDTAGQEDYDRLRPLSYQNTHLVLICYDVMNPTSYDNVLIKWFPEVTHFCRGTPMVLIGCKTDLRKDKEQLRKLRAAQLEPITYTQGQSACEQIQAALYLECSAKFRENVEDVFREAAKVALSALKKAQRQKQHRLCLLL; translated from the exons ATGGACGCTGCTggggccccggccccggccccggccccgacCGCCGCCCCGGGCTCAGGCCGGAAGGAGCTGAAGATTGTGATCGTGGGCGACGGCGGCTGCGGCAAGACTTCGCTGCTCATGGTGTACAGCCAGGGCTCTTTCCCCGAG CACTACGCCCCATCCGTGTTCGAGAAGTACACAGCCAGCGTGACCGTGGGCAGCAAGGAGGTGACCCTGAACCTCTATGACACCGCCG GGCAGGAAGATTACGACCGGCTGCGGCCCCTGTCCTACCAGAACACCCACCTCGTGCTCATCTGCTATGATGTCATGAACCCCACTAGCTACGACAATGTTCTCATCAAG TGGTTCCCCGAGGTCACACATTTCTGTCGTGGGACCCCCATGGTGCTCATCGGCTGCAAGACAGACCTGAGGAAGGACAAGGAGCAGCTGCGCAAGCTCCGGGCAGCCCAGCTGGAGCCCATCACCTACACACAG ggcCAGAGCGCCTGCGAGCAGATCCAAGCCGCCCTCTACCTGGAATGTTCTGCCAAATTTCGGGAGAATGTGGAGGACGTCTTCCGGGAGGCCGCTAAGGTTGCCCTCAGTGCTCTGAAGAAAGCACAGCGGCAGAAACAACACCGGCTCTGCCTGCTGCTCTGA